In the Lebetimonas natsushimae genome, one interval contains:
- a CDS encoding DNA polymerase Y family protein, with translation MKIHLDLDAFFVAAHRSVDSSLLNKPCVVVKRNDKEIFSEKAKIYNLNKGAFTSEIIVSEKKPDKSYFLENGRIRGIIVTASYEARKFGIKTGMTLKEALSIYPDLEVILPDYKLYHLLSYKLKLFLKRKIPVVEQYSIDEFFGDLEGWVEKNDMEKFLKNLQKDIYEKFRLPISIGAAKSKWIAKLATNYAKPYGIKIVRNIDEFIENIPIEKFPGIGKKIEKRLKEKGIITLGDVKKSKEYFYSWGKNGVVLYNRVCGRDNEEVKEKETRKSIGISRRFDPIYDRSEAVRRVEILCRYLAFLITKNRLNPTLYYLKIKYKYSKSQKAHVRVERIFNEFLLKEIMVMLFYRADSEDDYIISLSLSVARFKKVSNLFDYKVDKKLESLNKAIYKLRSKFGLSAIVTGGEKI, from the coding sequence GTGAAAATACATCTTGATTTAGATGCATTTTTTGTAGCGGCTCACAGAAGTGTTGATTCATCTTTATTAAATAAACCGTGTGTTGTGGTAAAAAGAAATGATAAAGAAATTTTTAGTGAAAAAGCCAAAATTTACAATTTAAATAAAGGTGCTTTTACTTCGGAAATAATAGTGAGTGAAAAAAAGCCTGATAAAAGTTACTTTTTAGAGAATGGGAGAATAAGGGGAATTATAGTAACGGCAAGTTATGAAGCCAGAAAGTTTGGAATAAAAACGGGGATGACTTTAAAAGAAGCACTCAGTATTTATCCGGATCTTGAAGTAATTTTGCCTGATTATAAACTGTATCATCTGCTTTCATATAAATTAAAACTGTTTTTAAAAAGAAAAATCCCTGTGGTTGAACAATACAGTATTGATGAATTTTTTGGGGATTTGGAAGGCTGGGTGGAAAAAAATGATATGGAAAAGTTTTTAAAAAATTTACAAAAAGATATTTATGAAAAATTTAGGCTTCCTATTTCAATAGGGGCTGCAAAAAGTAAATGGATAGCAAAACTTGCCACAAATTACGCTAAACCTTACGGAATAAAGATAGTAAGAAATATTGATGAATTTATTGAAAATATTCCTATAGAAAAATTTCCCGGGATTGGTAAAAAGATAGAAAAAAGGCTTAAAGAAAAAGGAATTATTACTTTGGGTGATGTTAAGAAGAGTAAAGAATATTTTTATTCATGGGGAAAAAACGGAGTTGTTTTATATAACAGGGTTTGCGGTAGGGACAATGAGGAGGTAAAAGAAAAAGAAACAAGAAAAAGTATAGGTATTTCAAGAAGGTTTGATCCGATTTATGACAGGAGCGAAGCTGTAAGAAGGGTGGAGATTTTGTGCAGATATTTAGCTTTTTTAATTACAAAAAACAGATTAAATCCGACTTTGTATTATTTAAAAATAAAATACAAATATTCAAAATCCCAAAAAGCCCATGTAAGGGTTGAGAGGATTTTTAACGAATTTTTATTAAAAGAGATTATGGTTATGCTTTTTTATAGGGCTGACAGTGAAGATGATTATATTATATCTTTGTCACTCAGTGTAGCTAGATTTAAAAAAGTAAGCAATTTGTTTGATTATAAAGTGGATAAAAAACTTGAAAGTTTAAATAAAGCTATTTATAAATTAAGGAGTAAATTTGGTCTCTCGGCTATTGTTACGGGAGGGGAGAAAATTTAG
- the flgF gene encoding flagellar basal-body rod protein FlgF, translated as MINGYYSATGGMVTQFNRLNVISNNLANVNTAGYKQDDIIIGDYERIFSEKRDNLPLENNTKEAAKFVNRALNKVPIIVEEYTKFDIGNLQKTGNPLDLALKQKNAFFSIKTPDGEKLTRAGNFSLDSNGFLVTKDGFQVLDDKNKPIVLNPSYPVTINQNGNIYQNNTLIATLKIIKIDNLNTLKKIGNSLFDFVPGSEIIDSKNSVLQGFLEKSNVNPIEEMTNLIETNRLVEAYQKVMTTFMDDLNRNAIEKLANIRG; from the coding sequence ATGATTAATGGCTACTACTCAGCAACTGGTGGTATGGTTACCCAGTTTAACCGTTTAAATGTAATTTCAAACAACCTTGCAAATGTTAATACAGCAGGCTATAAACAGGACGATATAATAATCGGCGATTATGAAAGAATATTTAGTGAAAAAAGAGACAATTTGCCGCTTGAAAACAATACAAAAGAAGCGGCAAAATTTGTAAACAGGGCACTTAATAAAGTTCCAATAATAGTGGAAGAATATACAAAATTTGATATAGGCAATCTTCAAAAAACAGGAAATCCACTTGATTTGGCCCTGAAACAAAAAAACGCCTTTTTTTCTATTAAAACTCCTGATGGTGAAAAATTGACACGTGCAGGTAATTTTTCGCTTGATTCAAATGGTTTTCTCGTCACAAAAGACGGATTTCAGGTATTGGATGACAAAAATAAACCGATTGTACTTAATCCATCATACCCAGTAACAATTAATCAAAATGGAAATATTTATCAAAACAACACTTTAATTGCTACATTAAAAATTATAAAAATTGACAATTTAAACACTCTCAAAAAAATAGGGAACAGCTTATTTGATTTTGTTCCGGGAAGTGAAATTATTGATTCTAAAAACTCTGTTTTACAGGGATTTTTAGAAAAATCAAATGTAAATCCAATAGAAGAAATGACAAATTTAATCGAAACAAACAGACTGGTAGAAGCATACCAAAAAGTAATGACTACATTTATGGATGATTTAAACCGTAATGCTATTGAAAAACTTGCAAATATAAGGGGTTAA
- a CDS encoding S24 family peptidase, with product MDFEKIIEKIKDIISNEIGDRKVLNKDVANALNLTPENLSILKKRNKIPFKEIAFFCAKRKISINWLLFDQTIDSIADETEKFSQIRYFKDINASAGGGAINFDENYEILYIDKKIIDKNLDAINVIGDSMEPTLKDGNIIFIDRNDKNIINGGIFVISTNAGVFVKRLNLKSNGEIEIISDNSIYPKERVKPEEINVIGKVVGKLEI from the coding sequence ATGGATTTTGAAAAAATAATAGAAAAAATTAAAGATATCATCTCTAATGAAATAGGCGACAGAAAAGTATTAAACAAAGATGTTGCAAATGCCCTGAATCTTACACCTGAGAATTTATCTATACTAAAAAAAAGAAATAAAATTCCTTTCAAAGAAATAGCATTCTTTTGCGCAAAAAGAAAAATATCAATAAATTGGCTTCTATTTGACCAGACTATCGATTCGATAGCAGATGAAACCGAAAAATTTTCTCAAATCAGATATTTTAAAGACATAAATGCAAGCGCCGGAGGTGGAGCTATTAATTTTGATGAAAATTATGAAATTTTATATATTGATAAAAAAATAATAGACAAAAATCTAGATGCCATTAATGTAATAGGCGATTCAATGGAACCAACATTAAAAGACGGAAATATAATTTTCATAGACAGAAATGACAAAAACATAATAAACGGAGGAATTTTTGTAATTTCCACAAATGCGGGTGTGTTCGTAAAAAGATTAAATCTAAAAAGCAATGGGGAAATTGAAATAATTTCAGATAATTCAATATACCCAAAAGAGAGGGTAAAACCGGAAGAAATAAATGTTATAGGAAAAGTAGTGGGAAAACTGGAGATTTAA
- a CDS encoding diguanylate cyclase, producing the protein MQIKKYKKELINAVLLYVILMITGIMYFSYQNHKKIQTFEKNVFTYNSNLLHTAIKMLNQTADIIFLLKINNPEILSIMAEANENSKKRDALRKNLFKKLAPAYKLLKKYGIRQLHFHLVGNISFLRFHKPDKFGDLLHGIRYSVDLVNKTKKILRGFEEGRVFNGFRNIYPLFYHKKFVGTVEISYSIKAIAEILQRNKSNFYGILLNKKIIDKKVWKEHLKNYRRSIINPDYFWDQKALNSIYAKNSEYLKEFEQIEKIIRRNLGNKLFNHHAFIIPFYLKHKYFIAIFHPLQNIEGKFVGYIVSIQKNDFYAQLKKDYILTISIFIIITFFISILFFLFLKQERIIKENLSFYSNHDSLTKLLNRRGFDTSVAALEEIHKRNKLPFSILFIDIDHFKKINDKYGHDIGDKVLSELANILKSNLRKSDLIARWGGEEFIVILANTDKETAEKIAEKLRLAIEQYHQKNLPHFTVSIGIATADKENFNIDNLLKKADEALYAAKKSGRNRVVFKD; encoded by the coding sequence ATGCAGATAAAAAAATATAAAAAAGAATTAATAAATGCGGTTTTGCTTTACGTTATTTTAATGATAACGGGTATTATGTATTTTTCTTATCAAAACCATAAAAAAATTCAAACTTTTGAAAAAAATGTTTTTACCTATAATTCCAATTTATTACATACAGCTATTAAAATGTTAAATCAAACTGCAGATATTATTTTTCTTTTAAAAATCAATAATCCTGAAATTTTATCCATTATGGCAGAGGCTAATGAAAATTCCAAAAAGCGAGACGCTCTTAGAAAAAATCTTTTTAAAAAACTGGCGCCCGCATATAAATTGCTTAAAAAATATGGAATCAGACAGCTTCATTTTCATCTCGTTGGGAATATAAGTTTTTTGCGTTTTCACAAACCTGATAAATTTGGAGATTTGTTACATGGTATTCGTTATTCTGTTGATTTGGTAAATAAAACAAAAAAGATTTTAAGAGGATTTGAAGAAGGAAGAGTTTTTAACGGATTTCGTAATATTTACCCTCTTTTTTATCATAAAAAATTTGTGGGTACTGTAGAAATATCATATTCTATAAAGGCTATCGCGGAAATTTTACAAAGAAATAAGAGCAATTTTTACGGGATATTGTTGAATAAAAAAATTATTGATAAAAAAGTCTGGAAAGAACATTTGAAAAATTACAGGAGATCAATTATAAATCCTGACTATTTCTGGGATCAAAAGGCATTAAATTCCATATATGCTAAAAATTCAGAATATCTGAAAGAATTTGAACAAATTGAAAAAATTATAAGAAGAAATCTTGGTAATAAATTATTTAACCACCATGCGTTTATAATTCCTTTTTATTTAAAACATAAATATTTTATTGCAATTTTTCATCCGTTACAAAATATAGAGGGGAAATTTGTTGGTTATATTGTATCTATTCAAAAAAATGATTTTTATGCACAATTGAAAAAAGATTATATTTTGACTATCAGTATTTTTATAATTATTACATTTTTTATATCAATTTTATTTTTTCTTTTTTTAAAACAGGAAAGAATAATAAAAGAAAATTTGTCTTTTTATTCTAATCATGATTCACTTACAAAGCTTCTTAACAGAAGAGGATTTGATACATCTGTTGCTGCTTTGGAAGAAATTCATAAACGTAATAAATTACCTTTTAGTATTCTTTTTATAGATATTGACCATTTTAAAAAAATTAACGATAAATATGGACATGACATAGGAGACAAAGTATTATCCGAACTGGCAAATATTTTAAAATCAAATTTGCGTAAATCAGATTTGATTGCAAGATGGGGCGGGGAAGAATTTATTGTTATTCTTGCAAACACAGATAAAGAAACCGCTGAAAAAATAGCAGAAAAATTACGTTTAGCAATTGAACAATATCATCAAAAAAATTTACCTCATTTTACTGTCAGTATAGGCATTGCAACTGCAGATAAAGAAAATTTTAATATTGATAATTTGCTTAAAAAAGCTGACGAGGCACTTTATGCAGCAAAAAAAAGCGGACGTAACAGAGTAGTTTTTAAAGACTAA
- the flgG gene encoding flagellar basal-body rod protein FlgG, with translation MLRSLYSAATGMIAQQTQIDVVSNNISNVNTIGYKKQRAEFADLFYQTMEYAGTATSADTQSPTGINVGLGVRPTAVSKIFTQGNFKETGNNLDLAIQGDGFFQIQLPDGRIAYTRDGAFKLDKDGNIVTSDGYKLIPGITLPADTVQVSVGTDGTVSILEAGQTEMQQIGQIQLAKFINPAGLHSLGSNLYINTSASGDPIVTTPGEDGTGEIRQGFLEMSNVQLVDEMTDLITGQRAYDAASKAIITSDEMLQTVNNLKR, from the coding sequence ATGTTAAGAAGTCTTTATTCAGCTGCAACAGGGATGATTGCTCAGCAAACCCAAATTGACGTGGTTTCAAATAACATTTCAAATGTAAATACTATAGGATACAAAAAACAGCGTGCTGAATTTGCGGATTTGTTTTATCAAACTATGGAATATGCAGGAACAGCCACTTCTGCAGACACCCAGTCTCCGACTGGAATAAATGTAGGACTTGGTGTCAGACCTACAGCCGTTAGCAAAATTTTCACTCAGGGAAATTTTAAAGAAACAGGAAATAATTTAGATTTGGCAATCCAAGGAGATGGTTTCTTCCAGATTCAACTGCCTGATGGAAGAATTGCATATACAAGAGACGGTGCTTTCAAACTGGATAAAGACGGAAATATTGTTACAAGTGACGGGTATAAATTAATCCCCGGTATTACCCTTCCGGCAGATACCGTTCAGGTTTCAGTCGGGACTGACGGGACTGTAAGCATTCTTGAAGCCGGACAAACAGAGATGCAGCAAATTGGACAGATTCAGCTTGCAAAATTTATTAATCCTGCAGGACTTCATTCTCTTGGGAGCAATTTATATATCAACACTTCTGCTTCAGGAGACCCAATCGTTACAACCCCGGGAGAAGACGGAACGGGTGAAATCAGACAGGGATTTTTAGAAATGAGCAATGTTCAACTGGTAGATGAAATGACAGATTTGATTACGGGACAAAGAGCATATGATGCTGCAAGTAAAGCAATAATTACAAGTGATGAAATGCTACAAACAGTAAATAATCTAAAAAGATAA